The DNA segment ACTCAAGGATGCTTGTGAAATTGCGACTTGTGAACTGAACACCTTGGTCTGTGTTGAATATTTCCGGGTGGGCGTATGCCAAGGCCTCCATCAGGGCTTCAATACAGAAATAGGTATCTAAGCTATTTGACAGCCTCCAGGAGATGACATAGCGGCTAAACCAGTCAATAATGGCGACCAAGTAGAGAAAGCCGTTTGCCATGGGGACATAGGTAATGTCTGTACTCCAAACCTGATTGGGGGCTGTAATCTCATATCCTTTAAGCAGATATGGGTATATCACGTGCTCTTTTGAGCCTGCGCTGAGTCTTGGTTTGGGATAAATCGCTTCAAACCCCATCAGCCTGTACAGCCGTCTGATCCTTTTGATGTTGACATGATGATGATGCCAAAGAACAATCTGGTGCATTCTGCGAACCCCATAGAAAGGGGTCTTCAGATACTGTTCGTCCATCAGGCGCATGATTTCGAGGTTCTCCGGGCTTTCTGAACAGGGTTCGTAATAATAGCCTGATCGACTGATACCGAGTAATTCACACTGCCTTTTGATGCTTATTTGGTTGTGTGATGACTCTACAAGCCTGCGCGACTGGTCAGGTGTAAACACTGTGCTTTTTTTTTAACCAGTCAATCTCGACTTTGAGCTGACCTATTTGGCGATATAATTCAGATTCAAGGTTCTGATGTTCTTTCTCTTTTTTTACTCTTGAAGACGAAAACAGACTCTCCATCTCTGTGATCGCTTGTTTCTTCCACTGGCCGATTTGGTTGGGATGAACACCAAATTTTGATGAAAGTCCACTCAGTGTCTGTTGTTCCTTCAGGGCTTCTATCGTTACTTTTGCTTTAAAATTGGCGCTGAATCTTTTTCTCTTTGTCATGACTGCTCCTTCTTTTTTGAACTATAAGTTAATCATTT comes from the bacterium genome and includes:
- a CDS encoding IS3 family transposase (programmed frameshift): MTKRKRFSANFKAKVTIEALKEQQTLSGLSSKFGVHPNQIGQWKKQAITEMESLFSSSRVKKEKEHQNLESELYRQIGQLKVEIDWLKKKSTVFTPDQSRRLVESSHNQISIKRQCELLGISRSGYYYEPCSESPENLEIMRLMDEQYLKTPFYGVRRMHQIVLWHHHHVNIKRIRRLYRLMGFEAIYPKPRLSAGSKEHVIYPYLLKGYEITAPNQVWSTDITYVPMANGFLYLVAIIDWFSRYVISWRLSNSLDTYFCIEALMEALAYAHPEIFNTDQGVQFTSRNFTSILESKDIRISMDGRGRVFDNIFIERFWRTLKYEDIYLHTYEDGLSLWKGLNRYFHFYNWERPHQSLGNQTPGEKHG